A genome region from Manis javanica isolate MJ-LG chromosome 3, MJ_LKY, whole genome shotgun sequence includes the following:
- the CD80 gene encoding T-lymphocyte activation antigen CD80 isoform X4 has protein sequence MGPALKWRTPPPRCPYLRLSHLVVLAALFSFCSGTIQVTKTVKEKVVLSCDYNISTDELTTVRIYWQKDNEMVLAVMSGKVTVWPEYENRTLHDIPNNVSIMILALRLSDNGTYTCVIQKTEKGSYKVEHLTSVMLFIRADFPIPSITDLGNPSPTIKRIICATSGGFPEPHLSWLENGEEVNAINTTVSQDPETKLYTISSELDFNVTTNHSFICLVKYGDLMVSQTFNWKKCPTST, from the exons ATGGGTCCCGCATTGAAGTGGAGAACACCGCCACCCAGGTGCCCATATCTCAGGCTTTCTCACCTCGTGGTGCTGGCTGCTCTTTTCAGCTTCTGTTCAG GCACCATCCAGGTGACcaagacagtgaaagaaaaggtagTACTATCCTGTGATTACAACATTTCTACTGATGAACTGACAACAGTTCGCATCTACTGGCAAAAGGATAATGAAATGGTGCTGGCTGTCATGTCTGGAAAAGTAACAGTGTGGCCGGAGTACGAGAACCGCACCTTACATGACATCCCTAATAACGTGTCCATTATGATCCTGGCTCTGCGCCTGTCGGACAATGGCACATACACCTGTGTCATCCAGAAGACTGAAAAAGGGTCTTACAAAGTGGAACACCTAACTTCAGTGATGTTATTCATCAGAG CTGACTTCCCTATCCCTAGTATAACTGACCTTGGAAATCCATCTCCTACAATCAAAAGGATAATTTGCGCAACCTCTGGAGGTTTTCCAGAGCCTCACCTTTCCTGGTTGGAAAATGGAGAAGAAGTAAATGCCATCAACACGACAGTTTCTCAAGATCCTGAAACTAAGCTTTATACTATTAGCAGTGAACTGGATTTCAACGTGACAACCAACCACAGCTTCATTTGTCTTGTCAAGTATGGAGACCTAATGGTGTCACAGACTTTCAACTGGAAAAAAT